A single genomic interval of Gossypium raimondii isolate GPD5lz chromosome 11, ASM2569854v1, whole genome shotgun sequence harbors:
- the LOC105804146 gene encoding UDP-glycosyltransferase 92A1: MGSQQIDIVMLPFMAHGHLIPFLSLATQIHHRTGFNIAIANTPLNIQYLRSTFLQHQNPPPWIHIFELPFNSAGHGLPPNSENTENLPLDQIGKLVISSVSLKTPFHNLLLDIIKKQGKPPLCIISDVFFGWAVEVANIMNTVNITFATGGAYGTLALFSFWLNLPHRKTDSEEFNLPGFPERCKFHVSQLHEFMRKADGNDSWSRFLKSQFSSSLQSFGWLTNTAEELEPLGLDSLKKYTQFPVWPIGPLLPKQLLNKSPLSSSSSTTQHAGKSPGISAEKCVEWLDMHDLASVLYISFGSQNTVSRSQMMELAIGLEKSWTLFIWVIRPPLGFDLKAEFRSEWLPEGFEARMKESNQGLLVKNWAPQLEILSHKSTGAFLSHFGWNSTMESLSQGVKIIGWPMAAEQAFNSKMLVDEMGVSVELTRGVQSSISSEKVKEVIGIVMEKEGKGGDMKRKVEEIAHQIREAVKDEGNEKGSSIKAKDDFISAIKTRKQCSVHLSWIYPQTSIVW; the protein is encoded by the coding sequence ATGGGTTCACAGCAGATCGACATCGTAATGCTCCCATTCATGGCTCATGGCCATCTTATACCATTTCTATCTCTCGCAACACAAATCCACCACCGCACTGGCTTCAACATCGCCATTGCCAACACCCCTCTCAACATTCAGTATCTCCGTTCCACTTTTCTCCAACACCAAAACCCTCCTCCATGGATCCACATATTTGAGCTCCCATTCAACAGTGCAGGCCATGGCTTGCCACCCAACTCAGAGAACACTGAGAACTTGCCTTTGGATCAAATCGGTAAACTCGTTATTTCATCTGTTTCCCTCAAGACCCCATTCCATAACTTGTTGTTAGATATCATAAAGAAACAAGGAAAGCCCCCACTTTGTATCATATCGGATGTTTTCTTCGGGTGGGCTGTCGAGGTTGCCAACATTATGAACACTGTAAACATCACTTTTGCCACGGGTGGAGCTTATGGAACCTTggctttattttccttttggttGAACCTCCCACATCGTAAAACAGATTCTGAAGAGTTTAATTTGCCTGGATTCCCTGAAAGATGTAAGTTTCATGTTTCTCAACTCCATGAATTTATGAGAAAAGCTGATGGGAATGATTCATGGTCCAGGTTTTTAAAATCTCAGTTTTCAAGTTCTCTGCAGTCTTTTGGATGGTTGACGAACACAGCTGAAGAGCTTGAGCCTCTTGGGTTGGATTCACTGAAAAAATACACACAGTTTCCAGTTTGGCCAATTGGGCCTCTTCTACCCAAACAGTTGCTAAACAAGTCGCCATTATCGTCTTCGAGTTCTACAACACAACATGCAGGAAAATCGCCTGGAATTTCAGCTGAGAAATGTGTCGAATGGCTTGATATGCATGATCTTGCTTCAGTTCTATACATTTCTTTTGGATCTCAGAACACTGTGAGTCGATCACAGATGATGGAACTTGCAATCGGGTTGGAAAAAAGTTGGACATTATTCATTTGGGTGATTAGGCCTCCACTTGGATTCGACTTAAAAGCTGAATTCAGATCGGAATGGTTACCAGAAGGGTTTGAAGCTCGAATGAAAGAGAGTAACCAAGGCTTGCTGGTGAAAAACTGGGCACCACAATTGGAGATATTGTCACACAAATCAACTGGGGCATTTTTAAGCCATTTTGGGTGGAATTCAACAATGGAAAGCTTAAGCCAAGGTGTGAAAATCATAGGGTGGCCAATGGCGGCTGAACAGGCTTTCAATTCCAAGATGTTGGTGGATGAAATGGGTGTGTCGGTGGAGTTAACAAGAGGGGTTCAGAGCAGTATTTCAAGTGAAAAGGTTAAGGAAGTGATAGGAATTGTGATGGAGAAGGAAGGGAAAGGAGGGGATATGAAGAGAAAAGTTGAAGAGATTGCACACCAGATAAGGGAAGCTGTGAAAGATGAAGGAAACGAAAAGGGGTCTTCCATTAAAGCAAAGGATGATTTTATTTCCGCCATTAAAACAAGGAAACAGTGTTCAGTGCATCTATCTTGGATCTATCCGCAAACTAGTATTGTGTGGTAG